Genomic segment of Methanobacterium sp. Maddingley MBC34:
ATGATAATTCACAGATAAAAACTTTAACCTCCTGAATTTTTAATATTTATGTGATTTATTCGCTAATTTAAACAAGATTTTACTTTAAATCAATCCAAAATATCAGAACGAATCATCAAATCACAAATCTAAAATGGGATAATTTCAAAAAAACTAGAAAAACTCGAATAAGTCTCTAATTTAATAACGGGTAAAGGTAAAAAATACATGAAAAAAATAAGATAAAATTAATATTATATCATTCAATATATCATTCAATTTAATTTTTAATCTTACTTAGTGGTGAATAAATGGAAATTGATTATATCGTTGGTGAAAAAACTTCAGAGATCACTGGAATTTCTAAATACCAAAATGAAATACACAAAAGAATGGAAGGTGTTCAACTCAACCGCATTGATTATGCATCTAAAAAAATCATGATTAAAGACATAAATATTAATCTTTCTCAGATGTATTTTTATCCCCTAATCGTGAAAAAAAACATTAAGAAGGATAATATAAAACATATAACCTCCCAGTTCCTTGCTTATTTATTAAACTATTTCAATTTTGAGAAAAGTATTGTCACCTGTTACGATTTAATTTCTTGGTCCCATGAAAAAGATTCTTCGCCGCTTAATCAGCGCGGTTTAAGAAAAGCAACTTCTGGTTTAAGAAAAGCAAGTAAAATAATTACTATTTCTGAGTTTTCAAAAAAAGATATCATTAATTATATTGGTTATCCTGAAGAAAAAATCGAGGTGGTCTATCCTGCAGTTGACCATGAAAGATTTTTTAGAATGAATAAGGATAAATTGAATAACTTTAAACCTGTCTCTCAGGACTATCATAAAATATTGTATGTCGGTTCAGAACAGCCTCGTCAAAACGTTCCTATTTTAATTAAAGCATTAGCTAAACTGAAAAAGAAATTACCCAATGTTCAACTGTTTAAAATAGGTGATCCTCATTATCCCGGTGCCCGTGAACAATTAATAAAGTTGATAAGTGATTTGAATCTTGAAAAGAATGTGGTATTTGTTGGTTCTGTTTCTGAGCAGGAACTTGCAAAATGGTACAACTCAGCTGATCTTGTGGTTTATCCATGCCAATATGCAGGTTTTGGCCTTCCGCCCCTTGAATCAATGGCCTGTGGAACTCCAGTAATAACATCTAACACCAGTTCACTCCCGGAAGTAGTGGGTAATGCAGGAATTACAATAGATCCACTTGATTTTGACATAATGGCAACTAAAATGTACGAAGTTTTAACAAATCCTGAATTAAGTGAAGATTTAGTAAAAAAAGGAATTGAAAGATCAAAACTATTCGACTGGAAGGTTTCCTCTCATAAAACACTAAAGATATATGAATCAATGAACGAATATTGATTTATTAATCGGATTCTTTCGAAGCTTTTATCTATAGTTTTCACTTTTAGAACAATGAGTTATGAGGAATGGATATTGGAATAATCAACCCCGAGTTAATTTATCCCAGAGGTGCAGAGAAACAAGCTTGTAAATTCTGTTATTAAATAGAAATAGGCATAAAATTACATCTTACCCATTTAATCATCAAACCAGTTGAAAATTACTTCGGACTATCCTTCCCCAAAGAAATAAATATAAATACAAAATTGTTTTTGAATCAGAGGTTTATTTTAAATTTTCATTTTAATAGAACTTCAAGCCACATTTCCTTATAGAATTTTTTTGAAGAAAAAATTTTGATTAATAAATATACTATAAACTTAGGTATTCTACTATTCCACAGATTTACTCCAGTAGTAGCGTCAACAGGATCCATATCCTTATAATTTGATATTTCACCGCCACTTAATGATATTAAATTATAAATCTCTTCTTTTGAATATCCGCAGTGTTTATGTGTTTTATCCAACTGGTGGAACTCAACAATACCGTTTGCCCACATTTTCTCATTTCTTTTGGGAACGTTAATGAGCACATTTTCCCTTGCTGCAACAAGTGCTTTTTTCACTAAACTAACAGGATCATCTACATGTTCCAATATATTGTATAATATAACTGTATCTACTTCTGGGAATTCTATATCTAAAGCATCACCTATTATTAAATTCACATCTTCAGGATAATCATAATTTACATATTTCTGAAAATCAATTCCAGTGTAATAATTTTTCCAACCATTATCTCTCAAAAAATCATATAATTGGCAAGTGGCACATCCAACATCTAAAATGTCTCCTTTTTGGTACTGAAGAGTTAACTCTGCAAATTCAGGGGCATTTATCCATTTTTTCCACCCAAAATCAAATTCATTTTTTACTAAATCCTGAGTCATTTTTATCCCCAATTGAAATTAATTCCTTTAAAAGTTTTATATCATCCTTATTAATTATACCTAAAACATATAATAATGCAATATATATCAAAATACCCAATAATCCAGCAATAATCCAATTTAATGTTTTTAAAATGTAGATTAATATAAATACTATAAATCCATTGAAAAGTGGTAAAAAAATGTATGATTTTAAAGAGACTCTGAAATGATATTTGGAGATATAATAAAACATGGCAATGAACCCCAAGAGTTCTGTGAGTACAGTTGCAATAGAAGCTCCAATAAAACTATATTGCGGTATTAAAATTAGATTAAGAGTTATATTAAATAAAACATTTAATGTAGCAACAATTGTCACCACCCTCTGTTTATTAACTGCATTTAATATGTTCCCGAACAGCAATGTTAAAAATATTATTGGAACAACCCAAATTAATGTTTGAAGAGTGATAATTGACTGGTAAAAATTTTGACCAAATATTATCATTATGATTTCATTTGCAAATATCAAGCCATAAATAAAAATGAAAATAGCTACTATGAATAAAAATTTGAATGATTTCTCATATTCCA
This window contains:
- a CDS encoding methyltransferase family protein (PFAM: Methyltransferase domain), which translates into the protein MTQDLVKNEFDFGWKKWINAPEFAELTLQYQKGDILDVGCATCQLYDFLRDNGWKNYYTGIDFQKYVNYDYPEDVNLIIGDALDIEFPEVDTVILYNILEHVDDPVSLVKKALVAARENVLINVPKRNEKMWANGIVEFHQLDKTHKHCGYSKEEIYNLISLSGGEISNYKDMDPVDATTGVNLWNSRIPKFIVYLLIKIFSSKKFYKEMWLEVLLK
- a CDS encoding glycosyltransferase (PFAM: Glycosyl transferases group 1), with amino-acid sequence MEIDYIVGEKTSEITGISKYQNEIHKRMEGVQLNRIDYASKKIMIKDININLSQMYFYPLIVKKNIKKDNIKHITSQFLAYLLNYFNFEKSIVTCYDLISWSHEKDSSPLNQRGLRKATSGLRKASKIITISEFSKKDIINYIGYPEEKIEVVYPAVDHERFFRMNKDKLNNFKPVSQDYHKILYVGSEQPRQNVPILIKALAKLKKKLPNVQLFKIGDPHYPGAREQLIKLISDLNLEKNVVFVGSVSEQELAKWYNSADLVVYPCQYAGFGLPPLESMACGTPVITSNTSSLPEVVGNAGITIDPLDFDIMATKMYEVLTNPELSEDLVKKGIERSKLFDWKVSSHKTLKIYESMNEY